One window from the genome of Hippoglossus hippoglossus isolate fHipHip1 chromosome 6, fHipHip1.pri, whole genome shotgun sequence encodes:
- the LOC117762710 gene encoding beta-1,4-N-acetylgalactosaminyltransferase 3-like isoform X1: MSVVSPLTRLRRRDTFLLFGAIVLVAAVAVYHEIIVTNSWIRNTGRKAYSVGDIWKKALSDNWVRRAQQNYVEDSSASSYSYTPQPWKQKYKGRANLHAFEDWCGKSIAELRKNPHYPLYPHSRSTVLKLAVIPKWTNYGLRIFGYLHPYTDGEFVFALSSQDNSELWLSTDDSPLNLQLLGWVGKTGTEWTAPGEFEKYISQLSRPVRLSAERKYFFELLHKQDHEGTDHVEVAWQLQGDGSRFTVIESQHISLYVDESAMVAGDVEHIPQTAASNYNTKQSSSTVDMLREDPRDILYQVPLINSKFLQDVLPDCEYKPSYTIKGIPLARYQGLNYVKLSYIHPNDHTRLTHMESEKSCVYPPDIMEKLGFSGYMKQDSPDLQEQETTDRNQSFLWKGLAISGKERIVKRSLKLLQVKNVNPGMNWRQTFQINHLDYRAHNSDAMEVKCKIAGSLLINSNDVLPVVKDFMDKLNKKHNGRFTLVQVVNVVKRVDPAKGSCYLLELLLKDMNGQMLRLSQYVYATTPQPELVLCNPVAFSWNPLATVHIIVPVKNQARWVHKLIIEMETVFRESGDTNFNLIVIDYDSTDMDVEKALKNSSLHRYQYLKLSGNFQRSGGLQAGVDLIKDQHSIVFLCDLHLQFPTSIIDSIRKHTVEGYMAFAPIIMRLDCGATPLEARGFWEVEGFGLLGIYKSDLDAVGGMNTKEYTDRWGGEDWELLDRILNSGLEVDRVYLRNFFHYFHSKRGMWQISTKK, encoded by the exons ATGTCGGTAGTTTCCCCCCTGACGAGGCTGCGACGCAGAGACACGTTCCTTTTGTTCGGGGCGATCGTGCTAGTCGCAGCAGTGGCTGTATACCATGAGATTATCGTTACCAATTCATGGATCCGTAACACAG GCCGGAAAGCTTACAGTGTCGGCGACATATGGAAGAAAGCTTTGTCTGACAACTGG gtCAGAAGGGCCCAACAAAACTATGTGGAGGATTCATCTGCGTCGAGCTACAGCTATACTCCACAACCCTGGAAACAAAAG TATAAGGGACGGGCCAATCTGCACGCGTTTGAGGACTGGTGCGGCAAATCTATAGCTGAGCTCCGCAAGAACCCGCACTACCCGCTGTATCCTCAT TCCAGAAGTACAGTACTGAAGCTGGCCGTCATTCCTAAGTGGACTAACTATGGACTCAGGATATTTGGCTATCTGCATCCATATACTGACG GagagtttgtttttgctttgagCTCTCAGGACAACTCTGAGTTGTGGCTAAGCACAGACGACTCCCCCCTCAATTTGCAGTTACTGGGATGGGTTGGAAAG ACTGGCACAGAGTGGACCGCCCCTGGCGAGTTTGAGAAATATATTAGTCAGCTATCCAGACCAGTGAG GCTTTCTGCAGAGaggaaatacttttttgaacttCTCCACAAGCAGGACCATGAAGGGACAGACCATGTGGAGGTGGCG TGGCAGCTCCAGGGTGACGGCTCCAGATTCACGGTTATTGAATCCCAGCACATCTCTCTCTATGTTG ATGAGTCTGCTATGGTAGCGGGTGATGTTGAACACATACCTCAGACGGCTGCAAGCAACTACAACACGAAACAGAGCAGCTCTACAGTCGACATGCTGAGGGAGGACCCACGAGACATTCTTTACCAAG TGCCTTTGATAAACAGCAAGTTCCTACAAGATGTTTTGCCAGACTGCGAGTACAAACCCAGCTACACCATTAAAGGCATTCCTCTGGCCCGCTATCAAGGACTAaattat GTTAAATTGTCCTACATCCACCCCAATGACCACACCCGACTCACGCACATGGAGTCTGAGAAAAGCTGCGTCTACCCCCCCGACATCATGGAGAA GTTGGGTTTCTCTGGATACATGAAACAAGACAGTCCTGACCTGCAGGAACAAGAAACCACAGACAGAA ATCAAAGCTTCCTATGGAAGGGATTGGCCATAAGTGGGAAGGAA AGGATTGTAAAAAGATCACTAAAGCTCCTGCAGGTAAAGAATGTCAACCCTGGGATGAACTGGAGGCAGACCTTCCAGATCAACCACCTGGACTATCGGGCACATAATTCAGATGCAATGGAAGTGAAGTGCAAAATTGCTGGCAGTCTGCTTATCAACTCCAATGATGTTCTGCCAGTGGTCAAGGATTTCATGGACAAActcaacaaaaaacataacgg GCGGTTCACGTTGGTGCAAGTGGTTAACGTGGTGAAGCGTGTGGACCCAGCCAAAGGAAGCTGCTacctcctggagctgctgctgaaagacaTGAACGGCCAGATGCTGCGTCTGTCACAATACGTCTACGCTACGACTCCGCAACCTGAGCTGGTGCTGTGTAACCCAGTGGCCTTCAGCTGGAACCCTCTTGCCACCGTCCACATCATAGTTCCAG TGAAAAACCAGGCTCGGTGGGTGCACAAGCTGATTATTGAAATGGAGACCGTGTTCAGAGAATCCGgagacaccaacttcaaccTCATCGTCATTGACTACGACAGCACTGACATGGACGTGGAGAAGGCTCTAAAGAACTCGTCACTCCACAg GTACCAGTATCTGAAGCTGAGTGGAAACTTCCAGCGCTCTGGTGGTCTGCAAGCAGGAGTCGACCTTATAAAA GATCAACACAGCATAGTGTTTCTTTGTGACCTCCACCTCCAATTCCCTACCTCCATAATCGACAGCATCAGGAAACACACTGTGGAGGGATACATGGCCTTTGCTCCCATAATCATGAGACTGGACTGTGGGGCTACACCACTGGAGGCCAGAG GTTTCTGGGAGGTGGAGGGCTTTGGCCTGCTTGGAATCTATAAGTCTGATCTGGATGCAGTGGGAGGAATGAACACCAAAGAATATACAGACCGCTGGGGAGGGGAAGACTGGGAGCTACTCGACAG GATCCTTAATTCAGGACTGGAAGTGGATAGGGTCTACTTGAGGAACTTCTTCCACTACTTTCACTCCAAACGTGGCATGTGGCAGATTTCGACCAAAAAGTGA
- the LOC117762710 gene encoding beta-1,4-N-acetylgalactosaminyltransferase 3-like isoform X2, producing the protein MVAGDVEHIPQTAASNYNTKQSSSTVDMLREDPRDILYQVPLINSKFLQDVLPDCEYKPSYTIKGIPLARYQGLNYVKLSYIHPNDHTRLTHMESEKSCVYPPDIMEKLGFSGYMKQDSPDLQEQETTDRNQSFLWKGLAISGKERIVKRSLKLLQVKNVNPGMNWRQTFQINHLDYRAHNSDAMEVKCKIAGSLLINSNDVLPVVKDFMDKLNKKHNGRFTLVQVVNVVKRVDPAKGSCYLLELLLKDMNGQMLRLSQYVYATTPQPELVLCNPVAFSWNPLATVHIIVPVKNQARWVHKLIIEMETVFRESGDTNFNLIVIDYDSTDMDVEKALKNSSLHRYQYLKLSGNFQRSGGLQAGVDLIKDQHSIVFLCDLHLQFPTSIIDSIRKHTVEGYMAFAPIIMRLDCGATPLEARGFWEVEGFGLLGIYKSDLDAVGGMNTKEYTDRWGGEDWELLDRILNSGLEVDRVYLRNFFHYFHSKRGMWQISTKK; encoded by the exons ATGGTAGCGGGTGATGTTGAACACATACCTCAGACGGCTGCAAGCAACTACAACACGAAACAGAGCAGCTCTACAGTCGACATGCTGAGGGAGGACCCACGAGACATTCTTTACCAAG TGCCTTTGATAAACAGCAAGTTCCTACAAGATGTTTTGCCAGACTGCGAGTACAAACCCAGCTACACCATTAAAGGCATTCCTCTGGCCCGCTATCAAGGACTAaattat GTTAAATTGTCCTACATCCACCCCAATGACCACACCCGACTCACGCACATGGAGTCTGAGAAAAGCTGCGTCTACCCCCCCGACATCATGGAGAA GTTGGGTTTCTCTGGATACATGAAACAAGACAGTCCTGACCTGCAGGAACAAGAAACCACAGACAGAA ATCAAAGCTTCCTATGGAAGGGATTGGCCATAAGTGGGAAGGAA AGGATTGTAAAAAGATCACTAAAGCTCCTGCAGGTAAAGAATGTCAACCCTGGGATGAACTGGAGGCAGACCTTCCAGATCAACCACCTGGACTATCGGGCACATAATTCAGATGCAATGGAAGTGAAGTGCAAAATTGCTGGCAGTCTGCTTATCAACTCCAATGATGTTCTGCCAGTGGTCAAGGATTTCATGGACAAActcaacaaaaaacataacgg GCGGTTCACGTTGGTGCAAGTGGTTAACGTGGTGAAGCGTGTGGACCCAGCCAAAGGAAGCTGCTacctcctggagctgctgctgaaagacaTGAACGGCCAGATGCTGCGTCTGTCACAATACGTCTACGCTACGACTCCGCAACCTGAGCTGGTGCTGTGTAACCCAGTGGCCTTCAGCTGGAACCCTCTTGCCACCGTCCACATCATAGTTCCAG TGAAAAACCAGGCTCGGTGGGTGCACAAGCTGATTATTGAAATGGAGACCGTGTTCAGAGAATCCGgagacaccaacttcaaccTCATCGTCATTGACTACGACAGCACTGACATGGACGTGGAGAAGGCTCTAAAGAACTCGTCACTCCACAg GTACCAGTATCTGAAGCTGAGTGGAAACTTCCAGCGCTCTGGTGGTCTGCAAGCAGGAGTCGACCTTATAAAA GATCAACACAGCATAGTGTTTCTTTGTGACCTCCACCTCCAATTCCCTACCTCCATAATCGACAGCATCAGGAAACACACTGTGGAGGGATACATGGCCTTTGCTCCCATAATCATGAGACTGGACTGTGGGGCTACACCACTGGAGGCCAGAG GTTTCTGGGAGGTGGAGGGCTTTGGCCTGCTTGGAATCTATAAGTCTGATCTGGATGCAGTGGGAGGAATGAACACCAAAGAATATACAGACCGCTGGGGAGGGGAAGACTGGGAGCTACTCGACAG GATCCTTAATTCAGGACTGGAAGTGGATAGGGTCTACTTGAGGAACTTCTTCCACTACTTTCACTCCAAACGTGGCATGTGGCAGATTTCGACCAAAAAGTGA
- the fkbp4 gene encoding peptidyl-prolyl cis-trans isomerase FKBP4, with protein MTAEEQSEHTIPMEGEDITPKKDGGVLKLVKREGTGTELPMTGDKVSVHYVGTLLDGTPFDSSRDRGEKFSFELGKGQVIKAWDIGIATMKMGELSQLICKPEYAYGSAGSPPKIPPNATLVFEVELFEFRGEDITADEDGGIVRRIITKGQGYSKPNEGAAVEVTLEGSCEGRVFDERELKFEIGDGEGLGFPAGVEKALMAMEQGEEALFHIKPKYGFGNAGNTKHNIPDGATLQYKIKLTAFEKAKESWEMNTVEKLEQSSIVKEKGTQYFKDGKYKRASVQYKRIVSWLEHESGLSEEDEKQAKALQLAAHLNLAMCFLKLQEPNQALESCDKSLEIDSSNEKALFRRGEALFGMKEFDMARDNFQRVVQLYPANKAGKSQLVLCQKRIKEQHEKDKRIYANMFQKFAERDSKKEAVKSESKENGGDEMEVENGDEEVASEEKA; from the exons ATGACTGCTGAGGAGCAAAGTGAACACACCATCCCCATGGAGGGAGAGGACATCACGCCGAAGAAAGACGGCGGCGTGTTAAAG CTGGTGAAAAGAGAAGGCACAGGCACAGAGTTGCCCATGACAGGGGACAAAGTGTCAGTGCATTATGTCGGCACCCTTCTGGACGGTACTCCTTTTGACTCGAGCAGAGACCGAGGAGAGAAGTTTTCCTTCGAGTTAGGCAAAG GTCAAGTAATTAAGGCGTGGGACATCGGTATAGCCACTATGAAAATGGGGGAGCTGAGCCAGCTCATCTGTAAGCCAGAGTACGCTTACGGCTCTGCAGGCAGCCCACCCAAGATACCCCCCAATGCCACTCTTGTTTTTGAG GTGGAACTGTTTGAATTCCGAGGCGAGGACATAACTGCGGATGAAGATGGAGGAATCGTCCGTCGCATTATCACTAAAGGCCAGGGATATTCCAAACCTAATGAAGGAGCTGCTGTTGAAG TAACTTTGGAGGGCAGCTGTGAGGGGCGCGTGTTTGACGAGAGAGAACTGAAATTTGAGATCGGTGATGGAGAGGGTCTTGGTTTTCCAGCTGGAGTGGAGAAAGCCCTCATGGCTATGGAGCAAGGAGAGGAGGCACTCTTCCACATTAAGCCTAA gtATGGCTTCGGGAATGCAGGAAATACAAAGCATAACATTCCTGATGGAGCAACTCTGCAATACAAGATTAAGCTGACAGCTTTTGAGAAG GCCAAAGAATCTTGGGAGATGAACACGGTAGAGAAGCTGGAGCAGAGCAGCATTGTCAAAGAGAAGGGAACACAGTATTTCAAG GATGGAAAATACAAGCGGGCATCAGTTCAGTATAAAAGGATCGTGTCATGGCTGGAACATGAATCTGGTTTGTCAGAGGAGGACGAGAAGCAAGCGAAAGCGTTACAGCTGGCTGCACATTTGAACTTGGCCATGTGCTTCCTTAAACTACAGGAGCCAAACCAAGCCTTAGAAAGTTGTGACAAG TCTCTGGAAATAGATTCTTCTAATGAGAAGGCTTTGTTCCGAAGAGGAGAGGCACTGTTTGGTATGAAGGAGTTTGACATGGCAAGAGATAACTTCCAGCGAGTTGTTCAGCTGTATCCTGCCAACAAGGCTGGAAAGAGCCAG TTGGTTCTTTGTCAGAAACGTATCAAGGAGCAGCACGAGAAGGACAAACGCATCTACGCCAACATGTTCCAGAAATTTGCAGAGAGGGATTCAAAG AAAGAAGCCGTGAAGAGCGAGAGCAAGGAGAACGGCGGCGATGAGATGGAGGTGGAGAACGGAGACGAGGAAGTTGCGAGTGAAGAAAAGGCATAG